One genomic window of Legionella jordanis includes the following:
- a CDS encoding DUF763 domain-containing protein has product MAQRTGSANLPLHYGRVPSWLADRMTRLGAVMSQAIVHHYGRDEFLRRLAHPFWFQSFGAVMGMDWHSSGITTSVIGALKRGLTPISSELGIHVCGGRGKYSRQTPQELATIGLRVGFDGQQLAQSSRLVAKVDSAAVQDGFDLYLHAFIVTDEGKWTVIQQGMNTANKQARRYHWLSEGLDSFIDAPHAAIEGRPQGNIINLTDQRAQLSRLRQIDLLKTCSPERILAEASKTQNGLIGSQPLNSGQMAFPHLEMPVHHEVKAENISLKRLHGNIAAAIDRGPQDFSELLLVPGVGARTILALAMVAEVIHGAPYRFSDPARFSLAHGGKDRHPYPVPLKVYDETIRVLKTAVQQAKLGRDEKLGAIKQLDNQARKLEQHIIKGPSLEEIIAHEKEVSPLYGGRSVFGFE; this is encoded by the coding sequence ATGGCTCAAAGAACAGGCAGCGCTAACCTTCCCTTGCATTATGGTCGTGTACCCTCATGGCTTGCAGACCGCATGACCAGATTGGGTGCAGTCATGAGTCAAGCCATCGTCCATCACTACGGACGAGATGAATTTTTGCGGCGTCTTGCCCATCCTTTCTGGTTCCAGTCTTTTGGTGCAGTCATGGGCATGGATTGGCATTCCTCAGGCATTACCACCAGTGTCATTGGCGCTCTTAAACGGGGGTTAACACCGATATCGTCCGAATTGGGCATTCATGTCTGTGGAGGCAGGGGTAAGTATTCACGTCAAACCCCGCAGGAACTTGCAACCATTGGTTTAAGGGTGGGTTTTGATGGCCAGCAACTTGCCCAGTCCAGCCGCCTGGTGGCCAAAGTAGACAGCGCCGCGGTTCAAGATGGTTTTGATCTTTACTTACACGCCTTTATTGTGACCGATGAGGGGAAATGGACGGTTATTCAGCAGGGTATGAACACTGCCAACAAGCAGGCACGTCGCTACCATTGGTTATCTGAAGGTTTAGATAGTTTTATCGATGCGCCTCATGCCGCCATTGAAGGACGTCCACAAGGCAATATTATTAATCTTACCGATCAAAGAGCCCAGCTGTCGCGCTTAAGGCAAATTGATCTCTTGAAAACATGTTCTCCTGAACGCATCCTTGCAGAAGCGTCAAAGACTCAAAATGGACTGATTGGTTCACAGCCTTTAAACAGCGGGCAAATGGCATTTCCGCATCTGGAAATGCCAGTGCACCATGAGGTTAAGGCTGAAAATATTTCGTTAAAGCGCTTGCATGGAAACATTGCTGCTGCCATTGATCGTGGGCCACAAGATTTTTCAGAGCTGCTTCTGGTCCCAGGAGTAGGTGCAAGGACAATTCTTGCTCTTGCGATGGTGGCTGAGGTCATTCATGGTGCCCCTTATCGCTTCTCCGATCCGGCCCGTTTTTCACTGGCCCATGGGGGCAAGGACCGCCACCCCTATCCTGTCCCATTGAAAGTCTATGATGAAACCATCCGTGTTTTGAAAACCGCAGTTCAACAAGCAAAGTTAGGTCGCGATGAGAAATTGGGAGCGATTAAACAGCTCGATAATCAAGCTCGCAAACTGGAACAGCACATTATCAAAGGACCAAGCCTGGAAGAAATCATTGCTCACGAAAAAGAGGTCTCACCCCTTTATGGCGGCAGGAGTGTCTTTGGTTTTGAATAG
- a CDS encoding YopT-type cysteine protease domain-containing protein codes for MRNIIIAVKRLQQLPQKGLSAQQKELIKTLLNALHEQKKNPKIHELKQIKELVLAEMTGSNPTSKLYLDCLNEVSMDITVVIESAETIKNPTNERVKRLQVFNGIYQETASKYNGKLVLPLFQSADARLGDAEGVCFGYVIEWLGCMLNGKKPFGINPLNPPYFKPIKYSKPVLNSFPGVNHVIPLRDDIFDLQEAQGSPEKLLSKISQDSPKGFAIASESVRRLRYFSNPKAVAVDMLDMISNYPNQYFMLSMNSNHSGHAMGFGRDANGTYHFLDANGGWFTFESKNDIERWLPFYFKKMGYTDRYHSYEVSSYQLTEKNSLRQTWNAILSFLADMANTYVYVLATPFNFLSKAIRSFRKIEEIDVGSDAVEELRSDEPSYSRDDSYQQLPSGRSNCDSSYSTLCGLLDISAEDLEAARKQALKNPEFKVRVTKNSPADLPSPRNKTIEEPLESHLVGNEGRKRSIN; via the coding sequence ATGAGAAATATCATCATTGCAGTAAAAAGACTGCAGCAATTGCCGCAAAAAGGATTGTCTGCGCAACAAAAGGAATTGATTAAAACCCTCTTAAATGCACTGCATGAGCAAAAAAAGAATCCCAAAATCCATGAATTAAAGCAAATTAAAGAACTGGTCTTGGCCGAAATGACGGGTTCAAATCCCACCTCAAAGCTTTATCTCGATTGTTTAAATGAAGTCAGTATGGATATTACAGTCGTTATCGAGTCCGCAGAAACCATTAAAAATCCCACGAATGAACGGGTTAAAAGACTTCAGGTATTTAATGGCATATATCAGGAGACTGCTAGTAAATATAACGGCAAATTAGTTTTGCCTTTATTCCAGAGTGCCGATGCCCGCTTGGGAGACGCCGAAGGGGTTTGTTTCGGTTATGTCATAGAGTGGCTGGGATGCATGTTGAACGGCAAGAAGCCATTTGGTATTAACCCTCTCAATCCTCCCTATTTCAAACCAATAAAGTACAGCAAGCCTGTGCTCAATAGCTTCCCTGGAGTCAATCATGTTATTCCTCTTAGGGATGACATTTTTGATTTACAAGAGGCGCAAGGAAGTCCTGAAAAGCTGCTGAGCAAGATAAGTCAGGATTCGCCCAAAGGATTTGCAATAGCAAGTGAATCCGTGCGTCGCCTGCGCTATTTTTCCAATCCGAAGGCAGTCGCAGTCGACATGTTGGACATGATCAGCAATTATCCTAATCAATATTTTATGTTGTCCATGAACTCAAACCATTCTGGACATGCAATGGGTTTTGGCAGAGACGCGAATGGGACCTATCATTTCCTAGATGCGAATGGTGGCTGGTTTACCTTCGAGAGTAAAAATGATATTGAGAGATGGCTGCCCTTTTATTTTAAAAAAATGGGTTATACGGACCGATATCACTCTTATGAAGTCAGTTCTTATCAGCTGACAGAAAAAAATTCTCTGAGGCAGACGTGGAATGCAATTCTTTCATTTTTGGCAGATATGGCAAACACCTATGTTTATGTCCTGGCTACGCCGTTTAATTTCCTAAGTAAAGCAATCCGATCGTTTAGAAAAATTGAAGAGATAGATGTTGGCTCAGATGCCGTTGAAGAACTAAGGAGTGATGAGCCAAGCTATTCAAGGGATGATAGCTATCAACAACTGCCCTCAGGAAGAAGCAATTGTGACTCAAGCTATTCTACCCTCTGCGGTTTGCTGGACATATCGGCAGAGGATCTGGAGGCAGCAAGAAAGCAGGCTCTGAAAAACCCTGAATTCAAAGTGCGTGTTACGAAAAATTCTCCTGCTGATTTGCCTTCTCCTCGCAACAAGACCATTGAAGAACCTCTTGAATCCCATCTGGTTGGAAATGAGGGACGTAAACGCAGCATCAATTGA